The genomic interval AAATCGCGCAGCAGGTATCGATCGAGCTTCGGCATGGGGGTGGGTTGATTTAAACTCTCGGATTCGTTCGCGGCGGAGCCAGCCTAACCCGGCTGGACGTAAACAGCCCGCGATTGTACGGATTTGCCAACGGAATCTGATCAATGGCCCTGGAATTCACCCTGAACCACGACGCCCCGTCTACGGCGGCGTTCGATTGCATCGTCGTCGGCCTGTTCGCCGACAAGCGCCTGTCGCCCGCCGCCCAGGCCCTGGATGCGGCCAGCGGCGGACGCCTGACGGCCCTGGCCGGCCGCGGCGACCTCAGCGGCAAGACCGGCGCCAGCGCGCTGTTGCACGACCTGCCCGGGGTGAGCGCACCGCGCGTGCTGGTGATCGGCCTGGGCGAGGCCGCAAAGTTCGGCGTGCCGCAGTATCTCAAGGCCGTGGGCGACGCGGCGCGCGCGCTGAAGAGCGGGCCGGCGGCCAAGGCGCTGTTCACCCTGTCCGAACTGGAGATCAAGGGCCGCGACCAGGCCTGGGCGATCCGCCAGGCGGTGATCGCCAGCGACCATGCCTGCTACCGCTACACCGCCACCCTGGGCAAGAAGAAGCCCGACGACAGCGGCCTGGCCAGCCTGGCCGTGCTCGGCGAGGACGCCACCGCGCTGGCCCAGGGCCAGGCCATCGCCGCCGGCGTGAAATTCGCCCGCGAGCTCGGCAACCTGCCGCCGAACCTGTGCACCCCGGCCTACCTGGCCGAGACCGCGGCGGCGTTCGCGCACGGCATCGACGGCGCCGAGGCCGAGATCCTCGACGAGACGCAGATGCAGGAACTGGGCATGGGCTCGCTGCTGGCGGTGGCGCGCGGCTCGGCCAACCGCCCGCGGCTGCTGGTGCTGAAGTGGAACGGCGGCGGCGACGCCAAGCCCTATGTGCTGGTCGGCAAGGGCATCACCTTCGATACCGGCGGCGTCAACCTGAAGACCCAGGGCGGCATCGAGGAGATGAAGTACGACATGTGCGGCGGCGCCAACGTCATCGGCACCTTCGTCGCCACGGCCACCGCGCGCCTGCCGCTGAACCTGGTGGTGGTGGTGCCGGCGGTGGAGAACGCGATCGACGGCAACGCCTACCGCCCCTCCGACGTGATCACCAGCATGTCCGGCAAGACCATCGAGGTCGGCAACACCGACGCCGAAGGCCGCCTGATCCTGTGCGACGCGCTGACCTACGCCGAACGCTTCAACCCCGAGGCGCTGATCGACGTGGCCACCCTGACCGGCGCCTGCATGGTCGCGCTCGGCCACCAGACCGCCGGCCTGATGAGCAAGCACGACGACCTGGCCAACGAACTGCTGGCCGCCGGCGAGCACGTGTTCGACCGCGCCTGGCGCCTGCCGCTGTGGGACGAATACCAGGGCCTGCTCGATTCCAGCTTCGCCGACGTCTACAACATCGGCGGCCGCTGGGCCGGCGCCATCACCGCCGGCTGCTTCCTGTCGCGCTTCACCGAAGGCCAGCGCTGGGCGCACCTGGACATCGCCGGCGTGGCCAGCGACGAAGGCAAGCGCGGCATGGCCACCGGGCGGCCGGTGGGGTTGTTGTCGCAGTGGTTGCTCGACCGCGTTGCGGGCGGCGCGGCGTGATTGGGGAGTCGGGATTGGGGATTCGTGCAAGGCGCCTCAGCGTTCCCTTTCCGCGCCCCCTGCTCCAGCAGGCGACCGTGATCCGCGGTTGCCAATCCCCAATCCCCAATAACGAATCCCAGCCCTGATGCGCGCCGATTTCTACCTGATCGCCAAGCCGCGCTTCCTCACCGAACCGCTGCGGCTGGTCTGCGAGCTGGCGCGCAAGGCCAACGACGCCAACCTGTGGACGCTGGTGCTGGCGCGCGACGAGGCGCAGGCCGAGGAACTGGACGAGCTGTTGTGGGCGTTCGATCCCGATGCCTACATCCCGCACCAGATCGCCGGCGCCGATGTCGACGAGGAAGAGGCGCAGGTGCTGATCGTCCCGCCCGGCGTGGAAGCGCCGTCGCGCGCGCTGGTGATCAACCTGCGCGACGACGCCTACCTGGGCACCTGCGACCGCGTACTGGAAGTGGTGCCGGCCGATCCCGCCGCGCGCGAACCGCTGCGCGAGCGCTGGAAGCAGTACAAGGCGCTGGGCTTCGAGGTCAGCAAGTACGACATGTGATGGGCCGGGATTGGGGATTGGGGATTCGAGATTCGTCTCCACGTCACTTTCACCTGCCCCGTCCCGCGCACCTCCAATCCCGAATCACGAATCCCCAATCCCGGCTTTCCCATGACCACCCTCGCCTCCAGCTACGACCCCACCTCCTTCGAATCGCGCCTGTACGCCCAGTGGGAGGCGGCCGGCTACTTCAAGCCGTCCGGGCAAGGCGAGCCGTACACGGTGCTGCTGCCGCCGCCGAACGTGACCGGCACCCTGCACATGGGCCACGCCTTCCAGCAGACGCTGATGGACGCGCTGGTGCGCTACCACCGCATGCGCGGCTTCGACACGCTGTGGCAGGTCGGCAGCGACCACGCCGGCATCGCCACCGAGATGGTGGTGTCGCGCAACCTGGCGCTGGAAGGCAAGGGCGAGACCCGCGATTCGCTGGGACGCGAAGGCTTCATCGCCAAGGTGTGGGAATGGAAGGCGCAGTCGGGCGACACCATCGAGCG from Xanthomonas sp. DAR 34887 carries:
- a CDS encoding leucyl aminopeptidase, with product MALEFTLNHDAPSTAAFDCIVVGLFADKRLSPAAQALDAASGGRLTALAGRGDLSGKTGASALLHDLPGVSAPRVLVIGLGEAAKFGVPQYLKAVGDAARALKSGPAAKALFTLSELEIKGRDQAWAIRQAVIASDHACYRYTATLGKKKPDDSGLASLAVLGEDATALAQGQAIAAGVKFARELGNLPPNLCTPAYLAETAAAFAHGIDGAEAEILDETQMQELGMGSLLAVARGSANRPRLLVLKWNGGGDAKPYVLVGKGITFDTGGVNLKTQGGIEEMKYDMCGGANVIGTFVATATARLPLNLVVVVPAVENAIDGNAYRPSDVITSMSGKTIEVGNTDAEGRLILCDALTYAERFNPEALIDVATLTGACMVALGHQTAGLMSKHDDLANELLAAGEHVFDRAWRLPLWDEYQGLLDSSFADVYNIGGRWAGAITAGCFLSRFTEGQRWAHLDIAGVASDEGKRGMATGRPVGLLSQWLLDRVAGGAA
- a CDS encoding DNA polymerase III subunit chi, whose amino-acid sequence is MMRADFYLIAKPRFLTEPLRLVCELARKANDANLWTLVLARDEAQAEELDELLWAFDPDAYIPHQIAGADVDEEEAQVLIVPPGVEAPSRALVINLRDDAYLGTCDRVLEVVPADPAAREPLRERWKQYKALGFEVSKYDM